The genomic segment GTCGCAATGAAGGATAAAATAGTACTGGTGaccttttttctgtcaaaaatatttttgtcaatCACTGCCCCACCATTAATTGGGCTTTACACCAGCATGGAGGAGGTGTACATTTTAAGCTGTATACCTGCAGTCTTCTTGCTAACCTGCATTTAGCATCTCCTTGACACAGTCCACGTGTCCTTTAGCACATGCAATGTGGAGGGGTGGGCCAAAGTGGACATCATACGCCTCCAGCTGGGCACCGCTGGCTATCATCAGCTTCACTATTTCAACATTACCTGAAAAGCAAGGCACAGTTTTACTTGGGAATTTAAACAGGGTATGATTGGTTGTACCCTGACTTATTGCTGCTGAAGGTTTACCTTTTATGCAGGCCTCGTGGAGTGGTGAGGCAGTAAGAGCAGTGAGGGATGGGTTGACTTTGGCCCCATACTGTAAAAGCAGCTTCGCACACTCTAGGCTGCCAGAAGCACAGGCATGACACAGAGGAGTGCTGCCATGGATTGTCCGTACATCCACCTGGAGTAACCAGGGAGACGATacccatttcatttttttccatgcaaTACTTACTATAATAATGACCCATATGTGTTCCAGGTTATTTGAGCATTTTACTTGTTCATATCTAAACAAGTCAGGTTTTGTCCCACCTGGGCTCCAGCCTCCAAGAGCAACCGGGCACAGTTTGGATGAGCCTGTATGCAGGCCTCGTGGAGCGGAGTGATGTTGTCCACCGTCACCATGTTGACTGATGCTCCACTTTCTAGCAGCTGTTTCAGCTGCAGAGCCCTGCCATGGGAAGCTGCTTCATGCAGGGCAGTCCGGTCCGCCCAGAAACCTTATAGAGGCAGTCACACATGGACAGCTGTTAACAGTTTCATAACAGGTGCAATGAAAGCTTTGTTcagtttttctatatttttattaGACATACTTGATGACTCcaagtttaattttttttataaagctgttgatgaaggttctctgTCATCCAGGACATGGTAACTCTAAgtcaggggtcaccaacctttttgaaactgagagctacttcatgggtactgagtcatacgaagggctaccagtttgatacactctactgaaataacaaatttgctcagtttgcctttagcTATGTAcgattattaatgattaatgatactcatctatgtgaagacattgatcattttaatgatttctcacaataattatcaaccaTGACTTACcaaggtgggaaacagataatatcaatattcaattttcatttttagaacaggtctgagggctactcatgtaGTCCTCTAAGTGCTATATCGCAGGCAAGTGgacttgtttctgtttatagaaaatgttttacaccTCACCCATGAGGATTCTTCTGTTCTAAGTAACTGGAGGGGAGtagcaggcttttaaactctgtgcgGGAGTGTCCTTATGAGTGTCCTTCTGAtaagaggtgaaacatcttcaaaaaactgaagtccagctgcctacaatCTAGGCATCTGTATTTGCTTCCAACATGTAAATGCTGCATGTGATGACACAATCATATGAAATCTTAACTCTACTTTTGTAAACTTAACATTTCATCCTAGTTTTAATTTaagtaatagtaataattataaaaaattataaattacacaaaatgatTACTATTATTAGTGTGAAGTAAGTCATTAGTCATAGTCGTTACAGCTGTGTATTGTTTCAATGCCTATATATAAATCAGTTACATCTTATTGTGTGAAACGTTTGTTACAACAAAAGGTTTTCatgtttaataatttttttcacattattacgTCATACTTTAATcgcattaaaataaatgttttgttctaACAatctcgtgttttttttgtttttacaacgAGAAACTTCACATTTTATCAAAACGTGTAAAATAAGACTCATGGTGCTTTAATGTGTAAGTTATCACGTTAAAAATGCGAAACGTTTCATGCTAAAATAAGTTTAACAGTATATTATTATAACCTGACGTTCTAAACATGATAAACTAGTATTTCGTAGTAACCGAAACACCTTGTTATAATGTGGAAGTATCTTTGCTGTGATGTGGAAACGTTATAACGTCGCGCCTATAAGACTTTTAATTTTCGGATGTTGCAGCAATATACTACTTATAACACACAGCTATTGACTTAGTGTCTGAGCAATTTCTTTGGAAGCAACTTTAAAAGTGGCCTAAACTAAGTGTTTGTCCTGACAGTTtgcttttttatatatatataaacagtgTCATGTTGCCTGTATATTACGGTCATGGTTGACACTTGTCATATGAGTGTCGGCTGCTTCTCGCTGGTTCAGACCACCAAATCACTGACAGTGTCACGAGCAGGGCACGAGCACGATTTAATGAGATTAGACGTCGACAACACCGACGGCCATTGTTGACATTCTTAAAGCAGCAGACATTTTAGGTATGCGAGCTGTTCATGATGAAAACTGTTTACAATGCTCACCGATGTCGCAAAGAAACGAACGGCGTGCAGCTGTCACCTCCATGTTTTACCGGTGAACACTTCGTGCCGGGCGACAAAAAAGGTGCATGACTCGAAACATAACCCAAGCAAGTGTCGAATGGACGCAGCGGAGAATTGTGGGAGTCGTAGTTGGAGGGTATAAAGTCTCTCGCGGTATTTCTGAGGCTCCCATTTATGGTGTGACCAGAGAGTTCAATTCTGtgctaataaataaataaaacaggaataCACCGACTACCGTTTACGAAATCTATTGTATTACATAACGAAATtgtaattataatataatataattgtAATCAACTGCTCCTTCATTTGAAAAGTTTTAGATTGTGCCATGATTCTCAAATTGCAGCTAAACGGTTGCTATGTCCTttgtgtaataaaataaaaacctgacaGATACACTGGCAGTCTATAAGTCACCCAATGCACATTTGAGTATCATGATGCAACTTCTTTGAAGGCTTTTTCATCACTCACATCATttacaacagtaaataaataaccaGATATTTTGCAGAAGTCAGTCTTAAGAGGTCAGGGTTGATTCATCTTTGGCCTCACCATCACAAGGAGCTGCTGTGAGCAGTAGGTGTGTTTCACTTGGGTTACATACAATCACCAATTGTTGTTCACAGGAACActttaatgtaagaaaaattaataaacaaacacagttttggtttttgacaaagttgtttttttactttgcagtaCAGAAATCATTGAGCCCaacatgttttagttttttttttctttttaagttgtTCATAATAGAGGATCTCACAGGGCTCTTATCAATTCAATACTGCTGCAGTACACATTTGGTCCTTCTTAAGCAATTACAGTCAACCAGACTTCACATTAATCTGCTGTTAATGCTCCGATCATCCATCACTTTGCATAATACAGGTACTAATATCTCCTCTGATGCATTATATTAGATCAAGCTGTTGAAAACAGGTTCAGGTGGTTTATGCTGAACTACAGTTGCCCTTGTGGCTTGGTTTACGAAATGCGTCCGGTTGTGCTGGAGATATGACAAAAAAGGGGTATAACGACAACAACATTAAGTCTGCACACCCCTTTGACCACTTTAAACTAAATCTGACAATATAATCTGATGGCTCACATCATATAATTTAGTTGCACAAAGCCAAGCTGGCTCTTTCTGACCCTGACATGAAACAACACCTGAAAAGACTAAATAACTAATGTATAGATGTTATTTGTCTTCCAAACGACTTTTACACAATGACAAATACTGGACACCCAACCCAATACACAACCAGCCTGTAAGATAAtaatattgattattaattgtCATTTGATATGGCATCTATGGACTA from the Acanthopagrus latus isolate v.2019 chromosome 14, fAcaLat1.1, whole genome shotgun sequence genome contains:
- the asb13a.1 gene encoding ankyrin repeat and SOCS box protein 13a.1 isoform X2; the protein is MEVTAARRSFLCDIGFWADRTALHEAASHGRALQLKQLLESGASVNMVTVDNITPLHEACIQAHPNCARLLLEAGAQVDVRTIHGSTPLCHACASGSLECAKLLLQYGAKVNPSLTALTASPLHEACIKGNVEIVKLMIASGAQLEAYDVHFGPPLHIACAKGHVDCVKEMLNAGANVNSVKFHETALHHAARVSMVDMIELLVEFGANVYASDNLGRKPVDYTTPVSPPHTCLIFYESNPLSLQQLCRITVRTMLGTRASEVIGQLDISHRIYNYLQYCDHLTSLE
- the asb13a.1 gene encoding ankyrin repeat and SOCS box protein 13a.1 isoform X1, with product MEVTAARRSFLCDIGFWADRTALHEAASHGRALQLKQLLESGASVNMVTVDNITPLHEACIQAHPNCARLLLEAGAQVDVRTIHGSTPLCHACASGSLECAKLLLQYGAKVNPSLTALTASPLHEACIKGKPSAAISQGTTNHTLFKFPSKTVPCFSGNVEIVKLMIASGAQLEAYDVHFGPPLHIACAKGHVDCVKEMLNAGANVNSVKFHETALHHAARVSMVDMIELLVEFGANVYASDNLGRKPVDYTTPVSPPHTCLIFYESNPLSLQQLCRITVRTMLGTRASEVIGQLDISHRIYNYLQYCDHLTSLE